The proteins below are encoded in one region of Gammaproteobacteria bacterium:
- a CDS encoding transposase domain-containing protein gives PLAWLTDTLEKLPTWPKSRLDELLPLRSIVKKG, from the coding sequence CCGTTGGCGTGGTTAACGGATACCTTAGAAAAACTACCCACGTGGCCAAAAAGTCGCCTTGATGAGTTGTTGCCATTGCGGTCAATAGTGAAAAAGGGGTGA